The genomic stretch GGTGATGCAGGTGGCCTTGCTGGCAGCCCTCTGCGCGCTGATCGTCGAAGCGGTGCTGCGCGCCCGTCGCCGATAACACCGAGCGGCCTGGCCGGGGGCACCCTCGGCCCCAACAAGGCGCCGGAAACGGCCCGCCCTGGCGCAGCGTGGAGAATGATTCACGGCGCCAGCCACGGCGCGCCGGCCGAGGCAGGCCGCCAGTCTGCGGAATGTTTCGCCATCATCGCGGGCGCGGCGGGGCAAAAGCCCCTGCGCAAGCCCCAGGGCGGTTGATGCCGGGCCCGGCCGAAGGCGGTGCGCCGCAACGCCCCTGGGGCGCCGGCGGCGGATTTTCCACATGACCGTTCGGTAAAGACAGCCGCTGGCAGGGCGTTTAGCTTCCCGCGCATCCGAGTTGAGGAAAGCACAAGAAAATGGACTTCGCCACCTTCGCCGAAAGCTGGAACTGGGTGATCCTCACCGAGATCCTCGGCGTGAACCTGATCCTCTCCGGCGACAATGCGGTGCTCATCGCCCTCGCCGCCGCCGGCCTGCCGGCCGAGCAACGCTCCAAGGCCATCCTCTTCGGCATGGTGCTGGCCGTGGTGCTGCGCATCGTGCTCAGCCTCGCCGCCGTTTATCTGCTGGCCATTCCGGGGATCATGCTGGCGGGCGGCCTCGTGCTGCTCTGGATCGCGTATACCTTCTTCAAGGAGCTGCGCCAGAAGGACAAGGACGAGGCCAGCGGCCATCACGCCGATGCCGCGCCCAAGACCATGGCCGTGGCCCTGCGCCAGATCGTCATCGCCGATGTCTCCATGAGCCTCGACAATGTGCTGGCCGTGGCGGGTGCCGCGCATGGCAACACGCCCATGCTGATCATCGGCCTCGTCATCTCCATCCTGCTGATGGGCGTCGCGGCCACGCTGATCGCCCGCCTGCTGGAGAGCTACCCGATCGTCGCCTATATCGGCGTAGCCCTCATCGTCTACATCGGCATCGAGATGGTCTATGAAGATGTGCATCGCTTCATGAGCGGCGGCAGCGCCCATGGCGAATACCGCGAATTGCCCGAACCACTGATGATGCCCCCCCTGGTGCGAGTGACTTGATGCGGCATTTCTCCCTCATCCTCCTGGCTGGTCTTGCGGCCTGCGCGACCGAAGGCGGCGATCAGGCCGGCGGCGCCGGCGCCGTGCCCGTGGTTTCGGCCCCGGCCTTGCTCGCGCAGCGCCTGCCCGCCCAGGCTGGCAGTTTCCAGCGCGGCGCCACAGCGCCGATCGACCAGCCGCTTCCCGGTGTGGAGGTGGCCTATGCCACGCCCGGGCGCTCGGCCGCGGGCTTCGTGCAGGTGGTGCGCCCCCCCGCCGTGGCACCGCCCGATGGGCCGGGCAGCCTGGTCGTGCAGGATGAGTACCAGCGGGTGATCGCCGCGGCGCAGCGCGGCTCGGGCCCGCATCGCCGGCTGCGCCTGGTCCGCGAAAGTGACCAGCCGCCCGGCGCGCCGCTGTTTCGCTGCGCCGACCTGGAAGGCGCCTATGGCCGCACGGCGGTGACCAGCACCACCTGTGTGGGTGCGGCGGGCGGGCAATTGCTGCGGCTGCGGGTTTCCATGCCGCGGCGCGATCCGCCAGCGGCCGATCCGCG from Sediminicoccus sp. KRV36 encodes the following:
- a CDS encoding TerC family protein codes for the protein MDFATFAESWNWVILTEILGVNLILSGDNAVLIALAAAGLPAEQRSKAILFGMVLAVVLRIVLSLAAVYLLAIPGIMLAGGLVLLWIAYTFFKELRQKDKDEASGHHADAAPKTMAVALRQIVIADVSMSLDNVLAVAGAAHGNTPMLIIGLVISILLMGVAATLIARLLESYPIVAYIGVALIVYIGIEMVYEDVHRFMSGGSAHGEYRELPEPLMMPPLVRVT